Part of the Candidatus Eisenbacteria bacterium genome, AGAAGTGGACGTGGACTTCCTTGTCCGCGACGACCTGCTCGTTGACGGCGCGCTCGATCGCCTCCAGGTCTTCCTGCGAGAGAGCGCTCGGGTGCGTGAAGTCGAAGCGCAGGCGATTGGGAGCGACGAGCGAGCCGGCCTGCGCCACGTGATTGCCGAGGCGCCCGCGCAGGGCCGCCTGGAGGAGGTGCGTCGCCGTGTGGTTGCGGCGCGTGGCGGCCCGCGACGGCTCGTCGACCGCCAGCCTCACAACCCCCTCGGTCCACTCGCCCCCCTCGATGCGGACCCGATGGCGGATCTCGTCTCCGACCGCGATCGTGTCGAGAACGAGGCCCGCCACCGCGGGACTCGAGAGCATGCCGGTGTCGCCGACCTGTCCGCCCGACTCCGCGTAGAACGGCGTCGTCTCGACGACAGCCCACCACTCCCCGCTCGCCTCCGGGATCGCCGCGACCCTTCGGATCTTCGTCTCGATCTCCAGCGTGTCGTAGCCGACGAAGCTCGAGTGCGGCCCCTCTGTCAGGACCATCCACTCCAGCGCCTCCCCTTGGGATCGATAGAATGTCGCGCTGGCCCTCGAGCGCTCGCGCTGCCGCGCCATCTCCTCCTCGAAGCCGGCTTCGTCGATCGCGAGCCCCTTCTCCCGCGCCAGCACCGCGGTCAAGTCCGCGGGGAATCCATACGTGTCGTAGAGGACAAAGACCTCCCGCCCTGGAACGGCCTCGCCGCCGCTCACGCGCGCCGCGATCTCTTCGAAGCGGGAGAGGCCCTGCTCGAGCGTCGCTTCGAAGCGGTCCTCCTCGGACCGGAGGGCGAGCCGAACGCGATCGGCCGCCTCGCCGAGCTCGGGATAGACGGGGGCCATCTCGCCGATGACGGTGTCGATCAACCGGTGCAGGAACGGCTCGCGCAGACCCAGGCGGTGCGCCTGGACCGCCGCCCGCCGCAGCAGCCGCTTGATCACATAGCCGCGCCCCTCGTTCGCCGGGAGGATCCCCTCGGTCAGGGCGAAGGCGAGGGCGCGGGCATGGTCGGCGATGATGTGGAAGCCGCTCTTCCGCTCCCCCTCGTAGGCGACGCCCGCCATCCGCCCGATCTCATGGATGATCGGGGCGAAGAGATCGGTTTCGAAGATCGTCTTCTTTCCCGCCAGAACCATCGTCAGGCGCTCGAGGCCGATCCCCGTGTCGATCCCCCGGTTGGGCAGGGGGAGGTCGCTTCCGTCCGGCTGGCGATCGAACTGAGGGAAGACGAAGTTGCCGACCTCGATCCACCGATCGCAGTCGCAGCCTGGGCCGCAGGAGGGGCGGCCGCACCCGAGGCCGGGCCCCAGGTCGTAGTAGAGTTCGGAACTCGGCCCGCACGCTCCGGTCTCCCCCGCGGGACCCCAGAAGTTGTCCTTGCGGCCGAGCCTGTGGATCCTCTCCGCCGGCATGCCGACATCGTCCCGCCAGATCGCGTAGGCCTCATCGTCCTCCTCGAAGACGGAGGCCCGGAGCAGGTCGATCGGAAGCGGGAGGACCTTCGTGAAGAACTCCCAGTTCCAGAGAATCGCTTCGCGCTTGAAGTAGTCGCCGAAGGAGAAGTGGCCGAGCATCTCGAAGAAGGTGCAGTGGCGCGGCGTGTGGCCGACGTCCTCCAGATCGCTCGCCCGCAGGCACTTCTGGACGGTCGCCGCCCGCCGGTACTCGAGCGGCTCCCGCGAGGCGTAGAACTTCTTGAACTGGACCATGCCCGCCGAGGTGAAGAGCAGCGTCGGGTCCTCCCTGGGGACCAGGGGCGAACCCATCACGATCCTGTGATCCCGCCGGCGCCAGAAGTCCAGGAACGCCGATCGGATCTCCCGCGAAAGCCTCTCCATCTGAAAGCGTCCTCTCCTCACCTGCCGCGTCTTCGCGCGGCCCCGCCGGGATCATCCCTCAAGGGGAATCCGGCGCATCGTATCGATCCGGGTCGTCGCCGGCGTCTATCCATCCGGGTCGTCCCCGACATCTCCCATCCCCCGCAGGGCGATCGCGGGATCGAACCCCCGCGACTTGAGC contains:
- the alaS gene encoding alanine--tRNA ligase, with translation MERLSREIRSAFLDFWRRRDHRIVMGSPLVPREDPTLLFTSAGMVQFKKFYASREPLEYRRAATVQKCLRASDLEDVGHTPRHCTFFEMLGHFSFGDYFKREAILWNWEFFTKVLPLPIDLLRASVFEEDDEAYAIWRDDVGMPAERIHRLGRKDNFWGPAGETGACGPSSELYYDLGPGLGCGRPSCGPGCDCDRWIEVGNFVFPQFDRQPDGSDLPLPNRGIDTGIGLERLTMVLAGKKTIFETDLFAPIIHEIGRMAGVAYEGERKSGFHIIADHARALAFALTEGILPANEGRGYVIKRLLRRAAVQAHRLGLREPFLHRLIDTVIGEMAPVYPELGEAADRVRLALRSEEDRFEATLEQGLSRFEEIAARVSGGEAVPGREVFVLYDTYGFPADLTAVLAREKGLAIDEAGFEEEMARQRERSRASATFYRSQGEALEWMVLTEGPHSSFVGYDTLEIETKIRRVAAIPEASGEWWAVVETTPFYAESGGQVGDTGMLSSPAVAGLVLDTIAVGDEIRHRVRIEGGEWTEGVVRLAVDEPSRAATRRNHTATHLLQAALRGRLGNHVAQAGSLVAPNRLRFDFTHPSALSQEDLEAIERAVNEQVVADKEVHVHFSTYDEAIRDRVTALFGEKYDERVRRIRIPGASEELCGGTHVSRTGEIGSFLVLA